TTGTATAATTTGGAGTGGATCGTTCTCACCGTGAGAGATTCTAACCTGAAAATGTTCATCCAAAAAAAGAACTGAAGCCAAAAAGTCCAAATAAAATGTTCATCCAAATGAAAGAtcgatttatgtatttttatgtttcagtttatgtgtttaatttattcttgaaattatcaaatttgatttctgagttttgaatgaaatttgttagcaaaaaaaaatggccGAGTCTGCAAGCagaaacttttcaaaaaagCTCATCGAAATTGATATAAGCTCGGATACGGTGTGTCCGTGGTGCTTTGTGGGAAAGAAGAATCTTGACAAAGCCATTGATGCATCTAAAGATCAATACAACTTTGAGGTtaaactctctctctataatatatttttacacaaaCGATGAAAGTGCTCATATCTGAAAGATAATGTAGATCCGATGGCATCCTTTTTTCCTCGATGCATCTGCACCCAAAGAAGGtgtgaacaagaaagaattttATCGACAAAAGTTTGGAAGCAGAGTTGAAGCAATGTTCAGAAGAATGtctgaggttttttttttactcactAATAATTTTAGAGAGCTTATGTTCTTGTTGACAGAATCTTGAGATAAATCTTTGTTTCACTACAGATCTTCAAAGGTATTGGGTTAGAGTATGACACATCCGGTCTCACGTAAGCACCAAAAGTTATCTTCTCTAAACAAGAAGAGAtttcttctgttttattttttttattataaaagttttgGTGATATAAACAGAGGGAACACTCTGGATAGTCATAGACTCATAAATTATACGGGGAAACAAGCGCCTGATAAACAACATAGCCTTGTTGAAGAGTTGTGTCTTGGTTACTTCACGCAGGGAAAGTACATAGGGGACAGGTATACTACATAATTTGT
The DNA window shown above is from Brassica oleracea var. oleracea cultivar TO1000 unplaced genomic scaffold, BOL UnpScaffold00667, whole genome shotgun sequence and carries:
- the LOC106319864 gene encoding uncharacterized protein YwbO; this encodes MAESASRNFSKKLIEIDISSDTVCPWCFVGKKNLDKAIDASKDQYNFEIRWHPFFLDASAPKEGVNKKEFYRQKFGSRVEAMFRRMSEIFKGIGLEYDTSGLTGNTLDSHRLINYTGKQAPDKQHSLVEELCLGYFTQGKYIGDREFLAETAKKLGIDGAEVFLSDPSNGTTEVKEELEMYSQNITGVPHYTINGKVKLSGAQPPETFQSAFEAASS